A region from the Falco rusticolus isolate bFalRus1 chromosome 4, bFalRus1.pri, whole genome shotgun sequence genome encodes:
- the GDF1 gene encoding embryonic growth/differentiation factor 1, whose translation MGLLPSFRASLAWALLATVLATELSLQESLLLKSLGLSAKPSPKSPVPVPSVLWRIFQKRKTMPSANKDLADGCRVEEFNVPGNIIRVFADQGHFIHNGQPPRLLCLQKRLYFNLSVLEESEHLTMAQLEIKFSHNSYHTSSQGQVFELRLYQTSQLSLRGMPSQEGSRKLLVEQSFAQLHKSLLFNLSGVAKDWRTYSRNLGLVLEISVSSGGGASALASMGLQSLCASIDSFLDTSLLVVTLSQQQCKASRRRRSAHYTPVTPSNLCKPRRLYISFSDVGWENWIIAPQGYMANYCLGECPFPLTAELNSTNHAILQTMVHSLDPEGTPQPCCVPVRLSPISILYYDNNDNVVLRHYEDMVVDECGCR comes from the exons ATGGGGCTTCTCCCCAGCTTCAGGGCCAGCCTTGCCTGGGCTCTGCTTGCCACCGTTCTGGCCACCGAGTTAAGCTTGCAGGAAAGTTTGCTCTTAAAATCCTTGGGTTTGAGCGCCAAGCCCAGCCCCAAATCCCCCGTTCCTGTGCCCTCTGTGCTCTGGCGGATCTTCCAGAAGAGAAAGACGATGCCTTCGGCAAACAAAGACCTGGCAGATGGCTGTAGGGTGGAGGAATTTAACGTCCCTGGGAACATCATCCGTGTCTTCGCTGACCAAG GCCACTTCATTCATAACGGGCAGCCCCCgaggctgctgtgcctgcagaagCGCCTGTACTTTAACCTCTCCGTGCTGGAGGAGAGCGAGCACTTGACGATGGCTCAGCTAGAGATCAAATTCAGCCACAACTCCTACCACACCTCCAGCCAGGGGCAGGTTTTTGAGCTGAGGCTCTACCAAACCTCCCAGCTGTCTCTCCGGGGCATGCCCTCGCAGGAGGGCAGCCGAAAGCTGCTGGTGGAGCAGTCCTTCGCCCAGCTGCACAAGTCTCTCCTCTTCAACCTGAGCGGGGTGGCGAAGGACTGGAGAACGTACAGCAGGAATCTGGGCTTGGTCTTGGAGATCTCGGTGAGCAGTGGCGGTGGCGCATCAGCCCTGGCAAGCATGGGACTGCAGAGCCTCTGTGCCAGCATCGATTCCTTCCTGGACACCTCTCTTTTGGTGGTGaccctcagccagcagcagtgcaaggcttccaggaggaggagaagtgCTCACTACACCCCGGTCACTCCGAGCAACCTCTGCAAGCCGCGGCGGCTTTACATCAGCTTCAGTGATGTTGGCTGGGAGAACTGGATCATCGCCCCGCAGGGCTACATGGCTAATTACTGCCTGGGCGAGTGCCCCTTTCCCCTGACAGCGGAGCTGAACAGCACCAACCACGCCATCCTCCAAACCATGGTGCACTCGCTGGACCCGGAgggcaccccccagccctgctgtgtcCCTGTCAGGCTGTCCCCCATCTCCATCCTCTACTATGATAACAACGACAACGTGGTGCTGAGGCACTACGAGGACATGGTGGTGGATGAGTGTGGTTGCAGGTAG